One part of the Arachidicoccus terrestris genome encodes these proteins:
- a CDS encoding ATP-binding protein: protein MQRKYPIGLQSFREIRQGGYVYIDKTEIIHQLVETGKYYFLSRPRRFGKSLLVDTIEQLFSGKKELFEGLWIHDKWNWSQSHPVIHFDFSELPYKEIGLTESINRGLDRNAKQLGLSVSGDNIKDRFRDLIEKAALKGQVVILIDEYDKPIIDFLEEPGLMDTNRSIMKSFYSILKASDENIRFLLITGVSQFSQVSIFSDLNNLDNITLTTQYGGLVGITQKELEKSFAPEITELQKNRPDILAQIKEWYNGYTWNMQTHVYNPFSVLKFMKDPVFRNYWFATGTPSFLINILKKNNIYDVEGIRMGSLALSTFNPDHPNPGSLLFQTGYLTIKNISASGQVYELGYPNQEVKASLLDGLLSEYREMPSVDSVALIEDIQVALKAANIAGLVRQLNALIATIPYDHWKVDSESIFTIITFLTFKLIGVDVYTEVHSAKGRCDVLVKTDLYIFVIELKLDGSASEALQQIRKKGYLSPYVADLRKKLAVGISFSSENREVAEFLLEEQQG, encoded by the coding sequence ATGCAACGCAAATACCCCATCGGCCTGCAGAGTTTCAGGGAAATCCGGCAGGGCGGCTATGTTTATATTGATAAGACCGAAATCATCCATCAGCTCGTGGAAACCGGTAAATACTATTTTCTCAGCCGGCCCAGACGCTTTGGCAAGAGCCTGCTTGTGGATACCATTGAACAGCTGTTTAGCGGGAAAAAGGAACTTTTTGAAGGACTGTGGATTCATGACAAATGGAACTGGTCTCAGTCTCATCCGGTAATTCATTTTGATTTTTCGGAATTGCCTTATAAGGAAATCGGGCTTACCGAGTCAATAAACCGGGGATTAGATAGAAATGCCAAACAGTTGGGCCTTTCAGTTTCCGGGGACAATATAAAAGATCGTTTTAGGGATCTTATTGAAAAAGCTGCGCTAAAAGGCCAGGTTGTTATTTTGATAGACGAATATGACAAGCCGATCATTGATTTTCTGGAGGAGCCGGGGCTCATGGATACTAACCGCTCCATTATGAAAAGTTTCTATTCTATTCTGAAAGCCAGTGATGAAAATATACGTTTTTTGCTGATTACCGGCGTGAGTCAGTTCAGTCAGGTAAGTATTTTCTCGGACCTCAATAACTTGGATAATATTACGTTGACGACTCAATATGGAGGTCTTGTAGGGATCACACAGAAAGAACTGGAAAAGAGTTTTGCCCCGGAAATCACTGAATTGCAAAAAAACAGGCCCGATATACTGGCTCAGATCAAAGAATGGTATAATGGTTATACCTGGAATATGCAAACGCACGTCTATAACCCTTTTTCTGTACTGAAGTTTATGAAGGACCCGGTTTTCCGTAATTACTGGTTTGCAACGGGAACCCCTAGCTTCCTAATAAATATATTGAAAAAAAATAACATATATGATGTTGAGGGGATCAGGATGGGTAGTTTGGCACTTTCGACTTTTAATCCAGATCATCCGAACCCAGGCTCCCTGCTTTTTCAGACGGGTTATCTCACGATTAAAAATATATCTGCCAGCGGCCAGGTATACGAATTGGGATATCCGAACCAGGAGGTAAAAGCTAGTCTGTTGGATGGATTACTAAGTGAGTACCGGGAAATGCCGTCAGTAGATTCAGTTGCGCTGATAGAAGATATACAGGTGGCACTAAAAGCAGCTAACATAGCAGGATTAGTAAGGCAGCTAAACGCGCTGATTGCAACCATCCCCTATGATCACTGGAAGGTCGATTCTGAGTCCATATTTACCATTATTACCTTTCTTACCTTCAAACTGATTGGAGTGGATGTATATACTGAAGTGCATAGTGCAAAAGGCAGGTGTGATGTACTGGTTAAAACGGACCTTTACATATTTGTAATAGAGCTTAAACTGGATGGTTCTGCCTCTGAGGCCCTGCAGCAGATCAGGAAAAAGGGCTACCTTTCACCTTATGTAGCCGATCTGAGAAAGAAACTGGCCGTCGGCATTTCATTTTCTTCTGAAAACAGGGAAGTAGCTGAATTTTTGTTGGAGGAACAGCAGGGGTAG
- a CDS encoding DUF3108 domain-containing protein, whose product MKPFKCLLFWATALLLSPITNVYGSNTEPPLGVNKGLDTVYLPDNSVLNTQYLKPGLRQYLVYTTIPGVKRQHNMRLWQRRVSVAKRDNHKVFVTKQNWLSSDSARFEHFISVNNYTDFLPLYHSQQSHRGVVAYNWYSDHIQAADSVTGNQKKGLILAFDQPNLNWNLDLETFEMLPMDQHKIFAINFYDAGIETPQRLVYKVTGEDSISVYGSAAKVRCWKLFMEASYKGMKFTETFWISQDSHELLMEKDDLGHGAFRYKIKLPDFAAATL is encoded by the coding sequence ATGAAGCCATTTAAATGCCTTTTGTTCTGGGCTACAGCACTATTGTTAAGTCCAATAACAAATGTATACGGTTCAAATACCGAACCCCCTCTAGGCGTCAATAAAGGATTAGATACGGTATATCTTCCTGACAATTCTGTTTTAAACACACAGTATCTGAAACCTGGATTGCGTCAGTATTTGGTTTATACTACGATACCTGGGGTTAAAAGGCAACACAATATGAGGCTCTGGCAAAGAAGGGTGTCTGTTGCAAAGCGGGACAACCACAAAGTTTTTGTAACTAAACAGAACTGGCTGTCTTCTGATTCTGCCCGTTTTGAGCATTTTATATCTGTCAACAATTACACTGATTTCCTTCCATTATACCATTCTCAACAAAGCCACCGTGGTGTGGTGGCTTACAACTGGTATTCTGATCACATCCAGGCGGCAGATTCGGTTACCGGTAATCAGAAAAAGGGGCTTATTCTGGCATTTGATCAACCCAATTTAAATTGGAATCTGGATTTGGAAACCTTTGAAATGCTACCCATGGATCAACATAAAATATTTGCTATTAATTTTTATGATGCGGGTATCGAAACACCGCAAAGGCTGGTTTACAAAGTGACCGGCGAAGACAGCATTTCTGTATATGGAAGTGCCGCTAAAGTGCGGTGTTGGAAGTTATTTATGGAAGCCAGCTATAAAGGGATGAAGTTCACAGAAACGTTTTGGATTAGTCAGGATTCGCATGAGTTGCTGATGGAAAAAGATGATTTAGGCCATGGAGCTTTCAGATATAAGATAAAGTTGCCTGATTTTGCGGCAGCGACTCTGTAA
- a CDS encoding heavy-metal-associated domain-containing protein → MKTLLIIFSFILISTQISFGQKKQIVTDTVSVDGVCEQCKERIEDAAFIKGVKKADWNKTTKKLLIIYDQHKTTLKAIETSIAKAGHNAGEIKALPADYNKLPSCCAYKDPQIVH, encoded by the coding sequence ATGAAAACACTATTAATTATATTTAGCTTTATACTTATCAGTACACAAATTAGCTTTGGTCAAAAAAAGCAAATCGTAACTGATACGGTTTCCGTTGACGGTGTTTGCGAACAATGCAAGGAAAGAATTGAAGATGCAGCCTTTATAAAGGGCGTAAAAAAGGCAGACTGGAACAAAACGACCAAAAAACTGCTCATTATATATGACCAGCATAAAACCACTCTTAAAGCAATTGAAACAAGTATCGCAAAGGCGGGGCACAATGCAGGAGAAATAAAAGCTTTACCGGCTGACTATAACAAACTACCCTCATGTTGCGCCTACAAAGACCCGCAGATTGTCCATTAA
- a CDS encoding TonB-dependent receptor codes for MENTASAQTVFPATGTSLLEGKVIDAKDKKPLQGASVSFLNVHKGVISDINGHFQLPVKKGDRYLKLVARYVGYQSDTLSLKPDFNPDSTSLSILLYPQDLKTDESAVTVRYERKSTEISLLGAIKQEKIGGAELLRAACCNLSESFETTPSVDIGYTDAVSGYRQIEMLGLAGSNTFYTRENVPENRGLASVTGLTFTPGTWLEGIQLSKGTGSVVNGYEGVAGQINTEWLKPFEKTAPRLLLNGYQSIQGRSEGNLVFNHHLNDAVSTNLLLYGRSDWHRNDENKDGFMDNPVGKLFVGSNRWFYFSPKGFEVQGGVKAVYMDGTGGQLNFQFDKNQPVNDDSWGYHSKIKRLEGWAKIGKVYVDKPYKSMGLQLSGVTHEQRSLYGDRIYNADQKSFYANYIYQSIISNTNHVIKAGVSFQADNFKENFDNWKMQRNEIAPGAFMEYTYNYLSKLNIVAGLRGDHHNLFGNFLTPRLHIRYAPFERTAIRASIGRAQRTANFLSENTGLMASNRQFMLNGISLTETKQDAYPLKPEIAWNTGMNITQKFTLGYREGSFTVDYYYTDFRNQIVTDFESAGLVNFYNLSGKSYSHSLNFQLDYELIHKLNLRWAYRYLDVKSTYGGTLKERPLVAKDRAFFNANYETRNKWKFNYTLQWISAKRLPVSNVYPEKQSPSFFQMNAQLNKSFMSDKLELYVGAENLTNYMQKPLILLASHPADPGFDASQVWGPVMGRNLYIGFRWKL; via the coding sequence TTGGAGAACACAGCATCGGCGCAGACTGTTTTTCCAGCAACCGGCACTTCCCTATTGGAAGGAAAAGTAATAGATGCTAAGGATAAGAAACCCTTACAGGGAGCAAGTGTATCCTTTTTGAATGTGCATAAGGGAGTGATTTCTGATATCAATGGCCACTTCCAACTACCGGTAAAGAAAGGAGACCGTTATTTAAAGCTGGTAGCCAGGTATGTTGGATACCAGTCAGATACGCTCTCCCTCAAGCCAGACTTTAATCCAGACTCCACGAGTCTGTCTATTTTACTGTACCCTCAGGACCTGAAGACGGATGAGTCAGCCGTTACCGTTCGTTATGAAAGGAAAAGTACCGAGATCAGCCTTCTCGGCGCTATTAAACAAGAGAAAATTGGCGGCGCTGAACTCCTTCGGGCTGCCTGTTGTAATCTAAGCGAAAGTTTCGAGACGACACCCTCTGTGGATATTGGTTATACGGACGCAGTGAGTGGCTATCGTCAGATTGAAATGCTGGGCCTTGCAGGATCAAATACTTTCTATACACGGGAAAACGTCCCGGAAAACAGAGGGTTGGCTTCTGTTACCGGTTTAACATTCACCCCCGGGACATGGTTAGAAGGTATACAGTTAAGCAAGGGTACAGGGTCCGTTGTAAACGGCTACGAAGGAGTGGCGGGGCAGATCAATACGGAATGGCTAAAGCCATTTGAAAAAACAGCACCCCGGCTCCTGTTAAATGGCTATCAAAGTATCCAGGGGAGATCAGAAGGCAATCTCGTGTTTAATCATCACTTAAACGATGCAGTCAGTACGAACCTACTGCTGTACGGTCGGTCTGACTGGCATCGCAATGATGAGAACAAGGATGGATTTATGGATAATCCGGTCGGCAAACTGTTTGTAGGTTCCAACAGATGGTTTTATTTTAGTCCAAAAGGCTTCGAGGTTCAAGGGGGCGTAAAAGCCGTTTATATGGATGGCACTGGAGGTCAATTAAATTTTCAGTTCGACAAGAACCAGCCGGTAAACGATGACAGCTGGGGCTATCACAGTAAAATTAAAAGACTGGAAGGGTGGGCGAAAATCGGTAAGGTATATGTGGACAAGCCATATAAAAGTATGGGGCTTCAACTATCGGGTGTCACGCATGAGCAACGGAGTCTGTATGGCGACCGCATCTATAACGCGGATCAAAAGAGTTTCTATGCCAATTACATCTATCAGTCAATCATCTCCAATACCAATCATGTTATAAAGGCGGGTGTCAGTTTTCAGGCGGACAATTTTAAAGAGAATTTTGACAATTGGAAAATGCAGCGAAATGAAATTGCTCCCGGGGCCTTTATGGAATATACCTATAATTATCTGTCGAAATTAAATATCGTAGCAGGCCTCCGCGGGGACCATCACAACCTTTTCGGCAATTTTCTGACACCGCGGCTCCATATTAGGTATGCCCCTTTTGAGAGAACAGCGATACGGGCATCCATTGGCAGGGCGCAGAGAACAGCCAATTTTTTGTCAGAAAATACCGGGCTGATGGCTAGCAATCGTCAATTTATGCTAAATGGCATTTCTTTAACAGAGACTAAACAGGATGCCTACCCCCTCAAACCCGAAATTGCCTGGAATACCGGAATGAATATTACCCAGAAATTTACTTTGGGTTATAGAGAAGGTTCATTCACTGTCGACTACTATTATACGGATTTTCGAAATCAAATAGTAACCGATTTTGAATCTGCAGGTCTGGTCAACTTTTATAACTTGTCGGGAAAGTCATATTCTCATAGTCTGAATTTTCAGCTAGACTACGAATTAATCCATAAATTGAATCTCAGATGGGCCTACCGGTATCTGGATGTAAAATCCACTTATGGAGGTACGCTTAAAGAGCGCCCGCTTGTTGCAAAAGACCGGGCTTTTTTCAATGCCAATTACGAAACGCGCAACAAATGGAAATTCAACTACACCCTGCAATGGATCTCGGCAAAAAGATTACCGGTAAGTAACGTATATCCGGAAAAGCAATCGCCTTCATTCTTTCAGATGAATGCACAGCTCAACAAAAGTTTCATGTCTGATAAACTGGAATTATACGTAGGTGCCGAGAATCTTACCAATTATATGCAGAAGCCATTAATACTTTTAGCGTCGCATCCGGCAGACCCGGGATTCGACGCCTCACAAGTGTGGGGTCCGGTTATGGGAAGAAACCTGTACATCGGCTTTAGATGGAAACTATAG
- a CDS encoding COG4315 family predicted lipoprotein — protein sequence MKTKQIFYWIAAIMGMAFFAIACSKDSSGDGGGYGDGNGNGNGNGNGNGSNAGDSIKLIANASFGKIITDGAGETLYFFSIDANGKSGCNAGCTDLWPVYYIKTPKIGAGLEASDFGTITRTDGTMQTTYKGWPLYYYSEDKKAGEVNGDGFGGNWFVAKADYSVMLANKTDDHSIQYLTDDNGNTLYAYAPDKDGVNTYTKSDFSNNSAWPIDTSFTGIGSVPSTLKKEDFKIIQVFGKSQLTYKGWPLYFYGPDKGVRGDIKGESSIWPLLNKSSAPAPES from the coding sequence ATGAAAACGAAGCAAATATTTTATTGGATAGCAGCCATTATGGGGATGGCCTTTTTTGCGATCGCCTGTTCAAAAGACAGCAGCGGCGACGGTGGTGGATACGGTGACGGAAATGGTAATGGTAACGGCAACGGCAACGGTAATGGCAGTAATGCAGGAGATAGCATTAAACTGATTGCAAATGCCAGTTTTGGAAAGATTATTACTGATGGCGCAGGGGAGACACTCTATTTTTTCTCAATAGATGCCAATGGAAAATCAGGATGCAACGCTGGATGTACAGACCTTTGGCCTGTTTACTACATCAAAACACCCAAGATTGGAGCAGGGTTGGAAGCTTCTGATTTTGGGACGATTACCCGGACAGATGGGACAATGCAGACAACTTACAAAGGCTGGCCGCTTTATTATTATTCTGAAGACAAAAAAGCAGGAGAAGTAAATGGAGATGGATTCGGTGGCAATTGGTTTGTGGCTAAGGCAGATTATTCTGTTATGCTCGCCAATAAAACAGATGATCACTCCATCCAATACTTAACGGATGATAATGGAAATACACTTTATGCGTACGCGCCTGATAAAGATGGTGTTAACACTTACACCAAGTCTGATTTCAGTAATAATTCGGCATGGCCAATTGACACTTCTTTTACCGGGATTGGCAGTGTGCCTTCTACTTTGAAAAAAGAGGATTTCAAAATCATTCAGGTTTTTGGCAAATCTCAATTGACCTATAAAGGCTGGCCACTTTATTTTTATGGTCCGGATAAAGGGGTAAGGGGAGATATTAAAGGCGAAAGCAGCATATGGCCGCTTTTAAACAAAAGCTCGGCTCCGGCTCCCGAAAGTTAA
- a CDS encoding DUF5777 family beta-barrel protein, which produces MITFKRIAIVMLVLAAGASSVFSQDSTSVDLLNQLNDSIGKQAAEMDDVNSIFKATQIVNLPTVEQPGRNNLQFIIMHRFGKLDGGLYQLFGLDNATIRFGLDYGLTDRLSIGIGRSSLDKTYDASFKYKLLQQREHKMPVAVSLNEWATVQTIKYDDKPYLNAKYRTAYTSQLLIARKFNRNLSLEVVPTWVHYNLVPTPEDQNDVFLLGLAGRMKLTKRLSLDLEYDLLPGDPMPSRDIKPSFGVGLDIETGGHVFQFVFSNSQGMIGPYYLTETNGTWGNGDIYFGFNISRAFGWKKTKAK; this is translated from the coding sequence ATGATAACTTTTAAGAGGATCGCAATTGTAATGCTGGTATTGGCGGCCGGCGCCTCCAGCGTCTTTTCCCAGGATAGTACTTCAGTCGATTTACTCAATCAGTTAAATGATTCAATTGGGAAGCAGGCTGCTGAGATGGATGACGTAAACTCGATATTTAAAGCCACGCAAATTGTAAATCTTCCTACGGTTGAACAGCCCGGCCGGAATAATCTGCAGTTTATAATTATGCACAGGTTCGGAAAGCTTGATGGCGGGTTATATCAGCTATTTGGTTTGGATAATGCGACAATCCGTTTCGGCCTGGATTACGGCCTGACAGACAGATTGTCTATAGGTATAGGCCGCAGTTCGCTGGATAAGACCTATGACGCCTCCTTTAAATATAAGCTGCTCCAACAGCGGGAACATAAAATGCCTGTAGCTGTAAGTCTAAATGAATGGGCGACAGTTCAGACGATTAAATATGATGACAAGCCCTATCTCAACGCTAAATATAGGACAGCGTATACTTCCCAGCTATTAATTGCCCGGAAATTTAATAGAAATCTTTCCCTGGAGGTCGTGCCTACCTGGGTGCATTACAATCTTGTGCCGACACCAGAGGATCAAAATGATGTTTTTCTCCTTGGACTTGCCGGTAGAATGAAACTGACCAAAAGGCTGAGTCTGGATCTGGAGTATGATTTGCTGCCGGGTGATCCAATGCCTTCGCGTGATATAAAGCCCTCCTTTGGTGTCGGGTTGGATATTGAAACCGGTGGTCATGTCTTCCAGTTTGTATTCAGTAACTCCCAGGGAATGATCGGCCCCTATTATCTGACTGAAACTAACGGGACCTGGGGAAATGGTGATATATACTTTGGGTTTAATATTTCCAGGGCTTTTGGATGGAAAAAGACAAAAGCGAAGTAG
- a CDS encoding YceI family protein yields the protein MKRLFFLIMVLALISVKSEAQSYFTRGGQISFFSKSPVEDIKAENHQVLAIIDPVRHKLAFNLLIKGFLFEKQLMQDHFNEDVMESDRFPKATFTGSMKEGVKEGLNHVHLTGQLTIRGITKPLNTMADLELKNQVLHGNCQFKISLADYKIKIPAVLKNNIAPDILVTVNVDCKLMQKK from the coding sequence ATGAAACGCCTTTTTTTCCTGATCATGGTGTTGGCTTTAATTTCTGTAAAGTCGGAAGCGCAAAGCTATTTTACCCGAGGTGGTCAGATCAGTTTTTTTTCGAAATCTCCTGTAGAGGATATTAAAGCGGAGAACCATCAGGTTCTGGCAATTATCGATCCGGTGCGTCATAAATTGGCCTTTAATTTATTAATAAAGGGATTTCTTTTCGAGAAGCAGCTCATGCAGGATCATTTTAATGAAGATGTTATGGAATCTGACAGGTTTCCCAAAGCAACTTTTACGGGCAGTATGAAAGAAGGTGTAAAAGAAGGCTTAAATCATGTTCATCTTACAGGCCAGCTGACGATCCGTGGCATTACAAAGCCACTCAATACAATGGCGGATTTAGAACTTAAAAATCAAGTACTTCACGGCAACTGCCAATTCAAAATATCACTCGCTGACTATAAAATTAAAATACCAGCCGTACTTAAGAACAATATAGCCCCCGACATTTTGGTGACCGTAAATGTGGATTGTAAGCTCATGCAAAAAAAATAA
- a CDS encoding c-type cytochrome: protein MKNIIVNVCLVLSVVTISVLFLEGCSKANETDLQSGNNTVCDTVNMAYQADVQPILAKNCYSCHGDGAAPQAGINLKDYGTVKTQADNGNLIGVITHAPGYPAMPFNLPKLSDCDINKIRDWINRGAQNN, encoded by the coding sequence ATGAAAAACATTATTGTCAATGTATGCTTGGTATTATCTGTAGTGACCATCTCTGTATTGTTTTTGGAGGGGTGCTCTAAGGCGAATGAGACAGATCTGCAATCGGGAAATAACACAGTTTGCGATACGGTAAATATGGCATATCAGGCAGATGTTCAGCCTATACTGGCTAAAAATTGTTATAGCTGCCATGGTGATGGCGCCGCTCCGCAGGCAGGTATAAATTTGAAAGATTATGGGACCGTAAAAACACAGGCAGATAACGGAAACTTGATTGGGGTTATCACCCATGCACCAGGATATCCTGCCATGCCGTTTAACTTGCCAAAGTTGTCCGATTGTGATATCAATAAAATCAGGGACTGGATTAACAGAGGAGCCCAGAATAACTGA